GTCCGGGTTTGCGATGGGCAGACCCATGAACCGGCGGGCGTTGTCACCCATGAAGTCATAGGTGCGCCGGGTGTCCATGCCCTCGGCGTACTTCCAGAAACCCTTGGGTTCCGCCAAGCCCTCCGGATGCGGATAGTCCGAGCCGAACAGCACCTTGTCCCAACCGACGGTGTTGACGACGTCGGCCACGCAGCCCTCCCAGAAGGGGCTGACCCAGATGTTGCGGCGGAAGACGTCGTGCGGATGCTCGGGGAAGTTCTGTGGCATCTTCCTCTGCAGGTCCTCGAAGTCGTTGAACAGCGGGAAGATCCACGAACTGCCGTTCTCGACGCTGGCGATCCGCAGTTTCGGGAACCGGGTCAGGGTGCCGTGGCAGATCAGCGCCGTGATCATGTCCGAGATCTCGCGGTGGCCCAGCACCATCCAGCGGAATGCGCTCTGGGTCATGAAGTTCTGGGTGTGCGCCGGTTCCCACTTGTTGACGTACTCATCCAGCGGCGGGTAGCTGGCGTGCAGCACGATCGGCAGGCCTGCGGCCTCGACATCGCGCCAGAACGGGTCGAACTCCGGCAGGCCCGGTGAGCGCCAGCCGTGCAGGCCGTTGACCGGGCCGGGCTTGATCAGCGCCACCTTGGCGCCGTTGTCGAGGAGGTATTCGAGTTCACGCTGGGCGGCGTCGACCTCGGAGAGGTTGATGATCGGGGTCGAGAACACCCGGTCGGCGTAGTTGAAGCTCCAGTGTTCGAGGATCCACTGGTTGAGCGCGTGCACGATGGCCAGCGTGAGTTGTGGATCGTCGGCGCTGGAGTGCTCCACCAGCGAGCCCAGGGTGGGGTAGTTGAGCGCCTCGACGACACCCTGGCGGTCGAGTTCTGCGACGCGGTCCTCGGGATTGCGGGTGGCCGCGGGCGCCTCGATGGCCTTGCCCTGCATCTCCCGCAGGGTCAGACCCTCGACGTTCTCGCCGGCGAAGAACTTCTCGTGCGCGCCCGGTGCGGCGACCCGCTCGAAGGTGGGGTTTGGGATGAAGTCGGTGACCCGGTTGTTGATCACCACGCGGGTCTGCCTGCCGAATTGGGCGTACTGCACCGCGTGGCGATACCGCTCGGGGAGGAACTTGGTCAACGCCTCCGCGGTCTCGTACATGTGCTGGTCGGCATCGAAGATCGGTGCGTCCCGGAAGGATTCTGCGGCGTGGGTCATTGGGTCGCCTTCCTCTCGCGAGCAGACAGGAAATCGCGTGAAATCCAGTGAAATCGTGCGAGTTTCTGTCTGCTCGGCGTGGTCATCAGGTGGTCAGGACGGTCGCCGCGGCCGTGCCCGGCGCACCGTAGAGCTGGGTGAATCCGACCTTGGGGGAGCCGGGTACCTGACGGTCGCCGGCCTGGCCACGCAGCTGCCGGACGATCTCGTGGATCTGCCGGAGCCCGGACGCGCCGATGGGCTCGCCGTTGGCGATCAGTCCGCCGTCGGTGTTGATCGGCATCGAGCCGCCGATCTCGGTGGCGCCGTCGGCGAGCAGCTTCTCCTGGTCGCCGTCGGCGCAGAAGCCGCACTCGGCCATGTGGATGATCTCGGCACCCGCGTCGGTGTCCTGCAACTGGATGACGTCGACGTCCTCCGGGCTCACTCCGGCCCTCTCGAACGCCGCGCGTGCGGCGTACACCGTCGGGGCCACGTCCTCGTCGACGGGCGCGAAGGTGGTGTTGACCTCGTAGGCGCCGTAGCTGCGGGTGCGGACCTCCACAGCCTTGAGGTAGATGGGCTTGTCGATGTAGCGGTGGGCGATGTCGGCGCGGCACATCACGACCGCGGCCGCGCCCTCGTCGGGTGCGCAGAACATGTACTGCGTCAGCGGGTAGTTGAGCATGGGCGACGCGAGGATGTCAGCTTCTGATATCTCCTTGCGCCGGAACGCGTTCGGGTTCAGCACGCCGTTGCGGAAGTTCTTGTTGGCCACCTTCGCCAGGGTGGCCTGCGAGATCCCGTGGTCGTGCAGGTAGCGGTTGGCCTTCATCCCGAAGAACTGCGTGGTGAGGTACTGCCCGTTCTGGGCGTACCAGCGGGGCATCCCGACCAGTGCGGGGTCCTCGGTGAACGCGCCCTTGGGGTGCTTGTCGAGGCCGACCGCGATCCCGATGTCGTAGTCGCCGAGTCGGATGCCGTCGGCGCACGCCTTGGCGGCGCTGGCGGCCGTCGCGCACGCGTTGAACACATTGGTGAAGGGGATGCCGGTCAGGCCGACCATGCCGACGATGGCGTCCGGGTTGGCGACTGTCCAACTGCCGCCGGTGGCCGCCTGGACGTCACTCCATTCGATGCCCGCATCCGCGACCGCGGCGAGGATGGCGTCGACGCCCATCTGCATCGCGGTCTTGCCCTCGAACCGACCGAAGGGATGCAACCCGACGCCGATGATCGCCACTTCGTTCACTGGATGTCCCCTTCTGCAGGCCGTGGGCGGGGCCTGACGATATGGCTGTTCGACCGTCCAACGGTAACGATTACAGTATCTTATCTAGTGCCTCGTGACGACGGCAGGGAGGCGCGGTGCGGGTGAGCGTCGCGCTGGACTGACCGGGGATGGGGCCGAGGTCTCGCGCCCGCGCCCGACCAAGATACTGTAACCTTTACCGTTGAGCGCCCAGCATGGCGGGCGGTGGGAAGGGCTGGGAGGCTGCCGATGAGCACGCAGGAACTGGCCGCCGACGGCGCGGCGTGGGATCACCGCGCCGAACTGGAGACGCTGCTGCAGCACCAGCGTGCGGCGTTCGTCGCGCAGGGCCCACCGGACCTGGACGTTCGCCTGAACCGCATCGACCGGCTGTCGGCCCTCGTACTGGACAACACCGACGCCTTCGTCACGGCCATGGACGCCGACTTCGGTACGCGGTCCCGTGCGGCGTCGTTGTTCACCGAGGTTGTCGGAATCATCCCGGTCATCGAGCACACCAGACGCCATGTAGCGCAGTGGATGAAGTCCACCAAGCTGTTGCGCGCGGCCCGCGCGCTGGGATTGCGGGCCGATGTGCAGCCCACTCCACTCGGGGTGGTCGGCGTCATCGGCCCGTGGAACTTCCCGCTCAACCTTGTGGTGCTGCCCGCCGCGGCGGCCTTCGCCGCGGGCAACCGCGTCATGATCAAGATGTCGGAGATCACCCCGCGCACCGCCGAACTCATGAAGGACCTCGCGCCGAAGTACTTCGACTCGACCGAACTCGCGGTCGTCACGGGTGGACCAGAGGTGGCCGCCACCTTCAGCGCGCTGCCGTTCGACCACCTCTTTTTCACCGGGTCACCCGAGGTGGGCAAGCTGGTGCAGCAGGCCGCGGCGCAGAACCTCGTGCCGGTGACACTCGAACTCGGCGGTAAGAACCCCGTCGTCGTGGCACCCGATCAGGGACACGTCGACATCACGCGGGCCGCGGCCCGCATCGCCGCGGCCCGGATGGTCAACGGCGGTCAGGTGTGCGTGTGCCCCGACTACGTGCTCGTCCCCGACGGTGCCGTCGAGGTGTTCATCGACCAGGCGCGCCGCACGCTCGAGGGGATGTTCCCCAGCATTCTGGACAACGACGACTACTGCTCGTGCGTCAACGAACCGAACTTCGACCGGGTGCTGGCACTGCTCGACGACGCGCGGGCCAAGGGTGCCGACGTGGTGTCGGTGGCGCCGGCGGGTGAACCGCTTCCGGACCGCGCCACGCGAAAGATCGCGCCCACCATCGTGCGCGGGGTGACGGGGGACATGCGCATCGCGCACGAGGAGATCTTCGGCCCGGTCCTTGTGGTGCTGGGGTACTCGAATCTCGACGACGCCATCGCGTGCATCAACGAAAGGCCCGCGCCGCTGGTCGCCTACTGGTACGGGCCGGGCAATGACGATTTCCGGAACTTCGTGCAGCGCACCCGAAGTGGTGGAGTTGCGCGCAATGACTTCGCCGCGCAGATGATTCCGTCGGCGGCGCCGTTCGGTGGCGTGGGCCGCAGTGGGATGGGTGCCTATCACGGCAAGGCCGGGTTCGACGCCTTCAGCCATTACCGCACAGTGGTCGGATCGGATCTGCCGTTCAGCATCACAGGATCGGCGTCACCGCCGTTCCGCACACCGATGAAGCTCTATGCCGACGCGACACTGCGCTTGGCCCGCAACCGAACTCACCGCCGAATCGAGAGATCCCGATCAGCCAGAATCGCAGGAGTGCAGCAATGACCACGGCAACGGTGGTGTTCGACCCGTTCTCCGAGGAGTTCTTCACCAGCCCCTACGAGACGTACCGCAGGATGCGTGCGGAGGCGCCGGTCTACTACAGCGAGCAGTACGACTTCTACGCGTTGACCCGGCATGGCGATGTCGCGGCGGCGTTCAAGGACTACGAGACCTACTCGTCGGCCTATGGGGTGGATCTGGCGCAGGTCCGCAAAGGCCATGTCACCGAGCACGGTTCGATCATCGCGATGGATCCGCCCGCTCATCGCCGGATGCGCAGTCTGCTGAACAAGGTCTTCACGCCGCGGGCCATCGAGGCCAGGCGGGGCCTGGTCGAGGAGTGCGTCGGAAAGTTCCTGTCGAAGGTCGACCCCGACGGATTCGACTTCGTGCAGGACTTCTCGGCATTGTTCCCCGTCGACGTCATGACCGCCATGCAGGGTGTGCCCGACGAGGACCGTCAGCAGATCCGGTTGTGGAT
The DNA window shown above is from Mycolicibacterium confluentis and carries:
- a CDS encoding aldehyde dehydrogenase family protein is translated as MSTQELAADGAAWDHRAELETLLQHQRAAFVAQGPPDLDVRLNRIDRLSALVLDNTDAFVTAMDADFGTRSRAASLFTEVVGIIPVIEHTRRHVAQWMKSTKLLRAARALGLRADVQPTPLGVVGVIGPWNFPLNLVVLPAAAAFAAGNRVMIKMSEITPRTAELMKDLAPKYFDSTELAVVTGGPEVAATFSALPFDHLFFTGSPEVGKLVQQAAAQNLVPVTLELGGKNPVVVAPDQGHVDITRAAARIAAARMVNGGQVCVCPDYVLVPDGAVEVFIDQARRTLEGMFPSILDNDDYCSCVNEPNFDRVLALLDDARAKGADVVSVAPAGEPLPDRATRKIAPTIVRGVTGDMRIAHEEIFGPVLVVLGYSNLDDAIACINERPAPLVAYWYGPGNDDFRNFVQRTRSGGVARNDFAAQMIPSAAPFGGVGRSGMGAYHGKAGFDAFSHYRTVVGSDLPFSITGSASPPFRTPMKLYADATLRLARNRTHRRIERSRSARIAGVQQ
- a CDS encoding thiolase family protein; its protein translation is MNEVAIIGVGLHPFGRFEGKTAMQMGVDAILAAVADAGIEWSDVQAATGGSWTVANPDAIVGMVGLTGIPFTNVFNACATAASAAKACADGIRLGDYDIGIAVGLDKHPKGAFTEDPALVGMPRWYAQNGQYLTTQFFGMKANRYLHDHGISQATLAKVANKNFRNGVLNPNAFRRKEISEADILASPMLNYPLTQYMFCAPDEGAAAVVMCRADIAHRYIDKPIYLKAVEVRTRSYGAYEVNTTFAPVDEDVAPTVYAARAAFERAGVSPEDVDVIQLQDTDAGAEIIHMAECGFCADGDQEKLLADGATEIGGSMPINTDGGLIANGEPIGASGLRQIHEIVRQLRGQAGDRQVPGSPKVGFTQLYGAPGTAAATVLTT
- a CDS encoding amidohydrolase family protein produces the protein MTHAAESFRDAPIFDADQHMYETAEALTKFLPERYRHAVQYAQFGRQTRVVINNRVTDFIPNPTFERVAAPGAHEKFFAGENVEGLTLREMQGKAIEAPAATRNPEDRVAELDRQGVVEALNYPTLGSLVEHSSADDPQLTLAIVHALNQWILEHWSFNYADRVFSTPIINLSEVDAAQRELEYLLDNGAKVALIKPGPVNGLHGWRSPGLPEFDPFWRDVEAAGLPIVLHASYPPLDEYVNKWEPAHTQNFMTQSAFRWMVLGHREISDMITALICHGTLTRFPKLRIASVENGSSWIFPLFNDFEDLQRKMPQNFPEHPHDVFRRNIWVSPFWEGCVADVVNTVGWDKVLFGSDYPHPEGLAEPKGFWKYAEGMDTRRTYDFMGDNARRFMGLPIANPDPDAVHPPQLVAPGR